In Manis pentadactyla isolate mManPen7 chromosome 3, mManPen7.hap1, whole genome shotgun sequence, a single window of DNA contains:
- the DAB2IP gene encoding disabled homolog 2-interacting protein isoform X8, whose amino-acid sequence MEPSATTPFRVTGFLSRRLKGSIKRTKSQPKLDRNHSFRHILPGFRSAAAAAAAAADNERSHLMPRLKESRSHESLLSPSSAVEALDLSMEEEVVIKPVHSSILGQDYCFEVTTSSGSKCFSCRSAAERDKWMENLRRAVHPNKDNSRRVEHILKLWVIEAKDLPAKKKYLCELCLDDVLYARTTGKLKTDNVFWGEHFEFHNLPPLRNVTVHLYRETDKKKKKERNSYLGLVSLPAASVAGRQFVEKWYPVVTPNPKGGKGPGPMIRIKARYQTIAILPMEMYKEFAEHITNHYLGLCAALEPILSAKTKEEMASALVHILQSTGKVKDFLTDLMMSEVDRCGDNEHLIFRENTLATKAIEEYLKLVGQKYLQDALGEFIKALYESDENCEVDPSKCSAADLPEHQGNLKMCCELAFCKIINSYCVFPRELKEVFASWRQECSSRGRPDISERLISASLFLRFLCPAIMSPSLFNLLQEYPDDRTARTLTLIAKVTQNLANFAKFGSKEEYMSFMNQFLEHEWTNMQRFLLEISNPETISNTAGFEGYIDLGRELSSLHSLLWEAISQLEQNIVSKLGPLPRILRDVHTALSAPGSGPLTGTNDLASTPGSGSSGISAGLQKMVIENDLSGLIDFTRLPSPTPENKDLFFVTRSSGVQPSPARSSSYSEANEPDLQMANGGKSLSMVDLQDARTLDGEAGSPAGPDALSTDGQVPATQLVAGWPARAAPVSLAGLATVRRAGQTPTTPGTSEGAPGRPQLLAPLSFQNPVYQMAAGLPLSPRGLGDSGSEGHSSLSSHSNSEELAAAAKLGSFSNTAEELGRRPGELARRQMSLTEKGGQPAVPRQNSAGPQRRIDQPPPPPPPPPPAPRGRTPPTLLSTLQYPRPSSGTLASASPDWAGPGARLRQQSSSSKGDSPELKPRAGHKQGPSPVSPNALDRTAAWLLTMNAQLLEDEGLGPDPPHRDRLRSKEELTQAEKDLAVLQDKLRISTKKLEEYETLFKCQEETTQKLVLEYQARLEEGEERLRRQQEDKDIQMKGIISRLMSVEEELKKDHAEMQAAVDSKQKIIDAQEKRIASLDAANARLMSALTQLKERYSMQARNGISPTNPTKLQITENGEFRNSSNC is encoded by the exons AGGCTGAAGGAGTCTCGCTCCCACGAGTCTCTGCTCAGCCCCAGCAGCGCCGTGGAGGCACTGGACCTCAGCATGGAGGAGGAGGTGGTCATCAAGCCCGTGCACAGCAGCATCCTGGGCCAGGACTACTGCTTCGAG GTGACAACGTCCTCAGGAAGCAAGTGTTTCTCCTGCCGATCAGCAGCCGAGAGGGATAAGTGGATGGAGAACCTGCGGCGGGCAGTGCACCCCAATAAG GACAACAGCCGGCGTGTGGAGCACATCCTGAAACTGTGGGTGATTGAAGCCAAGGACCTGCCAGCCAAGAAGAAGTACCTGTGTGAGCTGTGCCTGGATGACGTGCTCTATGCCCGCACCACCGGCAAGCTCAAGACGGACAATGTCTTCTGGGGTGAGCACTTCGAGTTCCACAACCTGCCACCCCTACGCAACGTCACTGTCCACCTGTACCGGGAGACtgacaagaagaagaagaaggaacgCAACAGTTACCTGGGCCTAGTCAGCCTGCCTGCTGCTTCTGTGGCTGGGCGGCAGTTTGTGGAGAAGTGGTACCCGGTGGTGACGCCCAACCCCAAGGGCGGCAAGGGCCCCGGACCCATGATCCGCATCAAGGCCCGCTACCAGACCATCGCCATCCTGCCCATGGAGATGTACAAGGAGTTCGCAGAGCACATCACGAACCACTACCTGGGGCTCTGCGCAGCCCTCGAGCCCATCCTCAGCGCCAAGACCAAGGAGGAGATGGCGTCGGCCCTGGTGCACATCCTGCAGAGCACAGGCAAAGTGAAG GACTTCCTGACAGACCTGATGATGTCAGAGGTGGACCGCTGTGGGGACAATGAGCACCTCATCTTCCGGGAGAATACACTGGCCACCAAGGCCATTGAGGAGTACCTCAAGCTGGTGGGCCAGAAGTACCTGCAGGACGCACTAG GTGAGTTCATCAAAGCACTGTATGAGTCGGACGAGAACTGCGAAGTGGACCCAAGCAAGTGCTCGGCCGCTGACCTCCCCGAGCACCAGGGCAACCTCAAGATGTGCTGCGAACTGGCCTTCTGCAAGATCATCAACTCCTACTG TGTCTTCCCACGGGAGCTGAAGGAGGTGTTTGCCTCATGGCGGCAGGAGTGCAGCAGCCGCGGCCGGCCCGACATCAGCGAGCGGCTCATCAGTGCCTCCCTGTTCCTGCGCTTCCTCTGCCCGGCCATCATGTCGCCCTCCCTCTTCAACCTGCTGCAGGAGTACCCTGACGACCGCACTGCCCGCACCCTCACCCTCATCGCCAAGGTTACCCAGAACCTGGCCAACTTTGCCAA GTTTGGCAGCAAAGAAGAGTACATGTCGTTCATGAACCAGTTCCTGGAGCACGAGTGGACCAACATGCAGCGCTTCCTGCTGGAGATCTCCAACCCCGAGACCATCTCCAACACAGCCGGCTTTGAGGGCTACATTGACCTGGGCCGGGAGCTCTCCAGCCTGCACTCGCTGCTCTGGGAAGCCATCAGCCAGCTGGAGCAG AACATTGTATCCAAATTGGGGCCCCTGCCTCGAATCCTGAGGGACGTCCACACGGCGCTGAGTGCCCCAGGCAGTGGGCCGCTCACGGGGACCAACGACTTGGCCTCCACTCCCGGCTCTGGTAGCAGTGGCATCTCAGCTGGGCTACAGAAGATGGTGATCGAGAATGATCTCTCTGG TCTGATAGATTTCACCCGGTTACCGTCTCCAACCCCCGAAAACAAGGACTTGTTTTTTGTCACAAGGTCCTCCGGGGTCCAGCCCTCACCTGCCCGCAGCTCGAGTTACTCAGAAGCCAACGAGCCTGATCTCCAGATGGCCAATGGTGGCAAGAGCCTGTCCATGGTGGACCTTCAAGACGCCCGCACACTGGATGGGGAGGCCGGCTCCCCGGCGGGTCCCGACGCCCTCAGCACCGATGGGCAGGTGCCTGCAACGCAGCTGGTGGCTGGGTGGCCGGCCCGGGCAGCCCCGGTGAGCCTGGCAGGGCTGGCCACAGTGCGGCGGGCAGGCCAGACGCCAACCACACCGGGCACCTCTGAGGGCGCACCAGGCCGGCCCCAGCTATTGGCACCGCTCTCCTTCCAGAACCCCGTGTACCAGATGGCGGCTGGCCTGCCTCTGTCACCCCGTGGCCTCGGCGACTCTGGCTCTGAGGGCCACAGCTCTCTGAGCTCCCACAGCAACAGTGAGGAGCTGGCGGCCGCTGCCAAGCTGGGAAGTTTCAGCAACACAGCCGAGGAGCTTGGGCGGCGGCCCGGGGAGCTGGCACGGCGGCAGATGTCACTGACTGAGAAGGGCGGGCAGCCTGCGGTGCCGCGGCAGAACAGTGCCGGCCCCCAGCGGAGGATCGAccagcccccgcccccgcccccaccgccGCCTCCTGCACCCCGAGGCCGGACGCCGCCCACCCTGCTGAGCACCCTGCAGTACCCGCGGCCCTCGAGTGGAACCCTGGCGTCAGCCTCGCCGGACTGGGCCGGCCCCGGAGCCCGGCTGCGGCAGCAGTCCTCCTCCTCCAAGGGCGACAGCCCCGAGCTGAAGCCTCGTGCTGGGCACAAGCAG GGCCCTTCACCTGTGAGCCCCAATGCCCTGGACCGCACGGCCGCTTGGCTCTTGACCATGAACGCGCAGTTGTTAGAAGACGAGGGCCTGGGCCCAGACCCCCCCCACAGGGATAGGCTAAGGAGTAAGGAGGAGCTCACCCAAGCAGAAAAG GACCTGGCGGTGCTGCAGGACAAGCTGCGAATCTCCACCAAGAAGCTGGAGGAGTATGAGACCCTGTTCAAGTGCCAGGAAGAAACGACGCAGAAGCTGGTGCTGGAGTACCAGGCGCGGCTGGAGGAGGGTGAGGAGCGGCTGCGGCGGCAGCAGGAGGACAAGGACATCCAGATGAAGGGGATCATCAGCAG GTTGATGTCAGTGGAGGAGGAGCTGAAGAAGGACCATGCAGAGATGCAGGCCGCTGTAGACTCCAAACAGAAGATCATTGATGCCCAG GAGAAGCGCATTGCCTCCCTGGATGCCGCCAACGCCCGCCTCATGAGCGCCCTGACGCAGCTGAAAGAGAGGTACAGCATGCAAGCCCGTAACGGCAtctcccccaccaaccccaccaAATTGCAGATTACCGAGAACGGCGAGTTCAGAAACAGCAGCAATTGTTAA
- the DAB2IP gene encoding disabled homolog 2-interacting protein isoform X4: protein MEPDSLLGQGDSYESPQERPGSRRSLPGSLTEKSPSMEPSATTPFRVTGFLSRRLKGSIKRTKSQPKLDRNHSFRHILPGFRSAAAAAAAAADNERSHLMPRLKESRSHESLLSPSSAVEALDLSMEEEVVIKPVHSSILGQDYCFEVTTSSGSKCFSCRSAAERDKWMENLRRAVHPNKDNSRRVEHILKLWVIEAKDLPAKKKYLCELCLDDVLYARTTGKLKTDNVFWGEHFEFHNLPPLRNVTVHLYRETDKKKKKERNSYLGLVSLPAASVAGRQFVEKWYPVVTPNPKGGKGPGPMIRIKARYQTIAILPMEMYKEFAEHITNHYLGLCAALEPILSAKTKEEMASALVHILQSTGKVKDFLTDLMMSEVDRCGDNEHLIFRENTLATKAIEEYLKLVGQKYLQDALGEFIKALYESDENCEVDPSKCSAADLPEHQGNLKMCCELAFCKIINSYCVFPRELKEVFASWRQECSSRGRPDISERLISASLFLRFLCPAIMSPSLFNLLQEYPDDRTARTLTLIAKVTQNLANFAKFGSKEEYMSFMNQFLEHEWTNMQRFLLEISNPETISNTAGFEGYIDLGRELSSLHSLLWEAISQLEQNIVSKLGPLPRILRDVHTALSAPGSGPLTGTNDLASTPGSGSSGISAGLQKMVIENDLSGLIDFTRLPSPTPENKDLFFVTRSSGVQPSPARSSSYSEANEPDLQMANGGKSLSMVDLQDARTLDGEAGSPAGPDALSTDGQVPATQLVAGWPARAAPVSLAGLATVRRAGQTPTTPGTSEGAPGRPQLLAPLSFQNPVYQMAAGLPLSPRGLGDSGSEGHSSLSSHSNSEELAAAAKLGSFSNTAEELGRRPGELARRQMSLTEKGGQPAVPRQNSAGPQRRIDQPPPPPPPPPPAPRGRTPPTLLSTLQYPRPSSGTLASASPDWAGPGARLRQQSSSSKGDSPELKPRAGHKQGPSPVSPNALDRTAAWLLTMNAQLLEDEGLGPDPPHRDRLRSKEELTQAEKDLAVLQDKLRISTKKLEEYETLFKCQEETTQKLVLEYQARLEEGEERLRRQQEDKDIQMKGIISRLMSVEEELKKDHAEMQAAVDSKQKIIDAQEKRIASLDAANARLMSALTQLKERYSMQARNGISPTNPTKLQITENGEFRNSSNC from the exons AGGCTGAAGGAGTCTCGCTCCCACGAGTCTCTGCTCAGCCCCAGCAGCGCCGTGGAGGCACTGGACCTCAGCATGGAGGAGGAGGTGGTCATCAAGCCCGTGCACAGCAGCATCCTGGGCCAGGACTACTGCTTCGAG GTGACAACGTCCTCAGGAAGCAAGTGTTTCTCCTGCCGATCAGCAGCCGAGAGGGATAAGTGGATGGAGAACCTGCGGCGGGCAGTGCACCCCAATAAG GACAACAGCCGGCGTGTGGAGCACATCCTGAAACTGTGGGTGATTGAAGCCAAGGACCTGCCAGCCAAGAAGAAGTACCTGTGTGAGCTGTGCCTGGATGACGTGCTCTATGCCCGCACCACCGGCAAGCTCAAGACGGACAATGTCTTCTGGGGTGAGCACTTCGAGTTCCACAACCTGCCACCCCTACGCAACGTCACTGTCCACCTGTACCGGGAGACtgacaagaagaagaagaaggaacgCAACAGTTACCTGGGCCTAGTCAGCCTGCCTGCTGCTTCTGTGGCTGGGCGGCAGTTTGTGGAGAAGTGGTACCCGGTGGTGACGCCCAACCCCAAGGGCGGCAAGGGCCCCGGACCCATGATCCGCATCAAGGCCCGCTACCAGACCATCGCCATCCTGCCCATGGAGATGTACAAGGAGTTCGCAGAGCACATCACGAACCACTACCTGGGGCTCTGCGCAGCCCTCGAGCCCATCCTCAGCGCCAAGACCAAGGAGGAGATGGCGTCGGCCCTGGTGCACATCCTGCAGAGCACAGGCAAAGTGAAG GACTTCCTGACAGACCTGATGATGTCAGAGGTGGACCGCTGTGGGGACAATGAGCACCTCATCTTCCGGGAGAATACACTGGCCACCAAGGCCATTGAGGAGTACCTCAAGCTGGTGGGCCAGAAGTACCTGCAGGACGCACTAG GTGAGTTCATCAAAGCACTGTATGAGTCGGACGAGAACTGCGAAGTGGACCCAAGCAAGTGCTCGGCCGCTGACCTCCCCGAGCACCAGGGCAACCTCAAGATGTGCTGCGAACTGGCCTTCTGCAAGATCATCAACTCCTACTG TGTCTTCCCACGGGAGCTGAAGGAGGTGTTTGCCTCATGGCGGCAGGAGTGCAGCAGCCGCGGCCGGCCCGACATCAGCGAGCGGCTCATCAGTGCCTCCCTGTTCCTGCGCTTCCTCTGCCCGGCCATCATGTCGCCCTCCCTCTTCAACCTGCTGCAGGAGTACCCTGACGACCGCACTGCCCGCACCCTCACCCTCATCGCCAAGGTTACCCAGAACCTGGCCAACTTTGCCAA GTTTGGCAGCAAAGAAGAGTACATGTCGTTCATGAACCAGTTCCTGGAGCACGAGTGGACCAACATGCAGCGCTTCCTGCTGGAGATCTCCAACCCCGAGACCATCTCCAACACAGCCGGCTTTGAGGGCTACATTGACCTGGGCCGGGAGCTCTCCAGCCTGCACTCGCTGCTCTGGGAAGCCATCAGCCAGCTGGAGCAG AACATTGTATCCAAATTGGGGCCCCTGCCTCGAATCCTGAGGGACGTCCACACGGCGCTGAGTGCCCCAGGCAGTGGGCCGCTCACGGGGACCAACGACTTGGCCTCCACTCCCGGCTCTGGTAGCAGTGGCATCTCAGCTGGGCTACAGAAGATGGTGATCGAGAATGATCTCTCTGG TCTGATAGATTTCACCCGGTTACCGTCTCCAACCCCCGAAAACAAGGACTTGTTTTTTGTCACAAGGTCCTCCGGGGTCCAGCCCTCACCTGCCCGCAGCTCGAGTTACTCAGAAGCCAACGAGCCTGATCTCCAGATGGCCAATGGTGGCAAGAGCCTGTCCATGGTGGACCTTCAAGACGCCCGCACACTGGATGGGGAGGCCGGCTCCCCGGCGGGTCCCGACGCCCTCAGCACCGATGGGCAGGTGCCTGCAACGCAGCTGGTGGCTGGGTGGCCGGCCCGGGCAGCCCCGGTGAGCCTGGCAGGGCTGGCCACAGTGCGGCGGGCAGGCCAGACGCCAACCACACCGGGCACCTCTGAGGGCGCACCAGGCCGGCCCCAGCTATTGGCACCGCTCTCCTTCCAGAACCCCGTGTACCAGATGGCGGCTGGCCTGCCTCTGTCACCCCGTGGCCTCGGCGACTCTGGCTCTGAGGGCCACAGCTCTCTGAGCTCCCACAGCAACAGTGAGGAGCTGGCGGCCGCTGCCAAGCTGGGAAGTTTCAGCAACACAGCCGAGGAGCTTGGGCGGCGGCCCGGGGAGCTGGCACGGCGGCAGATGTCACTGACTGAGAAGGGCGGGCAGCCTGCGGTGCCGCGGCAGAACAGTGCCGGCCCCCAGCGGAGGATCGAccagcccccgcccccgcccccaccgccGCCTCCTGCACCCCGAGGCCGGACGCCGCCCACCCTGCTGAGCACCCTGCAGTACCCGCGGCCCTCGAGTGGAACCCTGGCGTCAGCCTCGCCGGACTGGGCCGGCCCCGGAGCCCGGCTGCGGCAGCAGTCCTCCTCCTCCAAGGGCGACAGCCCCGAGCTGAAGCCTCGTGCTGGGCACAAGCAG GGCCCTTCACCTGTGAGCCCCAATGCCCTGGACCGCACGGCCGCTTGGCTCTTGACCATGAACGCGCAGTTGTTAGAAGACGAGGGCCTGGGCCCAGACCCCCCCCACAGGGATAGGCTAAGGAGTAAGGAGGAGCTCACCCAAGCAGAAAAG GACCTGGCGGTGCTGCAGGACAAGCTGCGAATCTCCACCAAGAAGCTGGAGGAGTATGAGACCCTGTTCAAGTGCCAGGAAGAAACGACGCAGAAGCTGGTGCTGGAGTACCAGGCGCGGCTGGAGGAGGGTGAGGAGCGGCTGCGGCGGCAGCAGGAGGACAAGGACATCCAGATGAAGGGGATCATCAGCAG GTTGATGTCAGTGGAGGAGGAGCTGAAGAAGGACCATGCAGAGATGCAGGCCGCTGTAGACTCCAAACAGAAGATCATTGATGCCCAG GAGAAGCGCATTGCCTCCCTGGATGCCGCCAACGCCCGCCTCATGAGCGCCCTGACGCAGCTGAAAGAGAGGTACAGCATGCAAGCCCGTAACGGCAtctcccccaccaaccccaccaAATTGCAGATTACCGAGAACGGCGAGTTCAGAAACAGCAGCAATTGTTAA
- the DAB2IP gene encoding disabled homolog 2-interacting protein isoform X6, which yields MAAPAARKARKESPQERPGSRRSLPGSLTEKSPSMEPSATTPFRVTGFLSRRLKGSIKRTKSQPKLDRNHSFRHILPGFRSAAAAAAAAADNERSHLMPRLKESRSHESLLSPSSAVEALDLSMEEEVVIKPVHSSILGQDYCFEVTTSSGSKCFSCRSAAERDKWMENLRRAVHPNKDNSRRVEHILKLWVIEAKDLPAKKKYLCELCLDDVLYARTTGKLKTDNVFWGEHFEFHNLPPLRNVTVHLYRETDKKKKKERNSYLGLVSLPAASVAGRQFVEKWYPVVTPNPKGGKGPGPMIRIKARYQTIAILPMEMYKEFAEHITNHYLGLCAALEPILSAKTKEEMASALVHILQSTGKVKDFLTDLMMSEVDRCGDNEHLIFRENTLATKAIEEYLKLVGQKYLQDALGEFIKALYESDENCEVDPSKCSAADLPEHQGNLKMCCELAFCKIINSYCVFPRELKEVFASWRQECSSRGRPDISERLISASLFLRFLCPAIMSPSLFNLLQEYPDDRTARTLTLIAKVTQNLANFAKFGSKEEYMSFMNQFLEHEWTNMQRFLLEISNPETISNTAGFEGYIDLGRELSSLHSLLWEAISQLEQNIVSKLGPLPRILRDVHTALSAPGSGPLTGTNDLASTPGSGSSGISAGLQKMVIENDLSGLIDFTRLPSPTPENKDLFFVTRSSGVQPSPARSSSYSEANEPDLQMANGGKSLSMVDLQDARTLDGEAGSPAGPDALSTDGQVPATQLVAGWPARAAPVSLAGLATVRRAGQTPTTPGTSEGAPGRPQLLAPLSFQNPVYQMAAGLPLSPRGLGDSGSEGHSSLSSHSNSEELAAAAKLGSFSNTAEELGRRPGELARRQMSLTEKGGQPAVPRQNSAGPQRRIDQPPPPPPPPPPAPRGRTPPTLLSTLQYPRPSSGTLASASPDWAGPGARLRQQSSSSKGDSPELKPRAGHKQGPSPVSPNALDRTAAWLLTMNAQLLEDEGLGPDPPHRDRLRSKEELTQAEKDLAVLQDKLRISTKKLEEYETLFKCQEETTQKLVLEYQARLEEGEERLRRQQEDKDIQMKGIISRLMSVEEELKKDHAEMQAAVDSKQKIIDAQEKRIASLDAANARLMSALTQLKERYSMQARNGISPTNPTKLQITENGEFRNSSNC from the exons AGGCTGAAGGAGTCTCGCTCCCACGAGTCTCTGCTCAGCCCCAGCAGCGCCGTGGAGGCACTGGACCTCAGCATGGAGGAGGAGGTGGTCATCAAGCCCGTGCACAGCAGCATCCTGGGCCAGGACTACTGCTTCGAG GTGACAACGTCCTCAGGAAGCAAGTGTTTCTCCTGCCGATCAGCAGCCGAGAGGGATAAGTGGATGGAGAACCTGCGGCGGGCAGTGCACCCCAATAAG GACAACAGCCGGCGTGTGGAGCACATCCTGAAACTGTGGGTGATTGAAGCCAAGGACCTGCCAGCCAAGAAGAAGTACCTGTGTGAGCTGTGCCTGGATGACGTGCTCTATGCCCGCACCACCGGCAAGCTCAAGACGGACAATGTCTTCTGGGGTGAGCACTTCGAGTTCCACAACCTGCCACCCCTACGCAACGTCACTGTCCACCTGTACCGGGAGACtgacaagaagaagaagaaggaacgCAACAGTTACCTGGGCCTAGTCAGCCTGCCTGCTGCTTCTGTGGCTGGGCGGCAGTTTGTGGAGAAGTGGTACCCGGTGGTGACGCCCAACCCCAAGGGCGGCAAGGGCCCCGGACCCATGATCCGCATCAAGGCCCGCTACCAGACCATCGCCATCCTGCCCATGGAGATGTACAAGGAGTTCGCAGAGCACATCACGAACCACTACCTGGGGCTCTGCGCAGCCCTCGAGCCCATCCTCAGCGCCAAGACCAAGGAGGAGATGGCGTCGGCCCTGGTGCACATCCTGCAGAGCACAGGCAAAGTGAAG GACTTCCTGACAGACCTGATGATGTCAGAGGTGGACCGCTGTGGGGACAATGAGCACCTCATCTTCCGGGAGAATACACTGGCCACCAAGGCCATTGAGGAGTACCTCAAGCTGGTGGGCCAGAAGTACCTGCAGGACGCACTAG GTGAGTTCATCAAAGCACTGTATGAGTCGGACGAGAACTGCGAAGTGGACCCAAGCAAGTGCTCGGCCGCTGACCTCCCCGAGCACCAGGGCAACCTCAAGATGTGCTGCGAACTGGCCTTCTGCAAGATCATCAACTCCTACTG TGTCTTCCCACGGGAGCTGAAGGAGGTGTTTGCCTCATGGCGGCAGGAGTGCAGCAGCCGCGGCCGGCCCGACATCAGCGAGCGGCTCATCAGTGCCTCCCTGTTCCTGCGCTTCCTCTGCCCGGCCATCATGTCGCCCTCCCTCTTCAACCTGCTGCAGGAGTACCCTGACGACCGCACTGCCCGCACCCTCACCCTCATCGCCAAGGTTACCCAGAACCTGGCCAACTTTGCCAA GTTTGGCAGCAAAGAAGAGTACATGTCGTTCATGAACCAGTTCCTGGAGCACGAGTGGACCAACATGCAGCGCTTCCTGCTGGAGATCTCCAACCCCGAGACCATCTCCAACACAGCCGGCTTTGAGGGCTACATTGACCTGGGCCGGGAGCTCTCCAGCCTGCACTCGCTGCTCTGGGAAGCCATCAGCCAGCTGGAGCAG AACATTGTATCCAAATTGGGGCCCCTGCCTCGAATCCTGAGGGACGTCCACACGGCGCTGAGTGCCCCAGGCAGTGGGCCGCTCACGGGGACCAACGACTTGGCCTCCACTCCCGGCTCTGGTAGCAGTGGCATCTCAGCTGGGCTACAGAAGATGGTGATCGAGAATGATCTCTCTGG TCTGATAGATTTCACCCGGTTACCGTCTCCAACCCCCGAAAACAAGGACTTGTTTTTTGTCACAAGGTCCTCCGGGGTCCAGCCCTCACCTGCCCGCAGCTCGAGTTACTCAGAAGCCAACGAGCCTGATCTCCAGATGGCCAATGGTGGCAAGAGCCTGTCCATGGTGGACCTTCAAGACGCCCGCACACTGGATGGGGAGGCCGGCTCCCCGGCGGGTCCCGACGCCCTCAGCACCGATGGGCAGGTGCCTGCAACGCAGCTGGTGGCTGGGTGGCCGGCCCGGGCAGCCCCGGTGAGCCTGGCAGGGCTGGCCACAGTGCGGCGGGCAGGCCAGACGCCAACCACACCGGGCACCTCTGAGGGCGCACCAGGCCGGCCCCAGCTATTGGCACCGCTCTCCTTCCAGAACCCCGTGTACCAGATGGCGGCTGGCCTGCCTCTGTCACCCCGTGGCCTCGGCGACTCTGGCTCTGAGGGCCACAGCTCTCTGAGCTCCCACAGCAACAGTGAGGAGCTGGCGGCCGCTGCCAAGCTGGGAAGTTTCAGCAACACAGCCGAGGAGCTTGGGCGGCGGCCCGGGGAGCTGGCACGGCGGCAGATGTCACTGACTGAGAAGGGCGGGCAGCCTGCGGTGCCGCGGCAGAACAGTGCCGGCCCCCAGCGGAGGATCGAccagcccccgcccccgcccccaccgccGCCTCCTGCACCCCGAGGCCGGACGCCGCCCACCCTGCTGAGCACCCTGCAGTACCCGCGGCCCTCGAGTGGAACCCTGGCGTCAGCCTCGCCGGACTGGGCCGGCCCCGGAGCCCGGCTGCGGCAGCAGTCCTCCTCCTCCAAGGGCGACAGCCCCGAGCTGAAGCCTCGTGCTGGGCACAAGCAG GGCCCTTCACCTGTGAGCCCCAATGCCCTGGACCGCACGGCCGCTTGGCTCTTGACCATGAACGCGCAGTTGTTAGAAGACGAGGGCCTGGGCCCAGACCCCCCCCACAGGGATAGGCTAAGGAGTAAGGAGGAGCTCACCCAAGCAGAAAAG GACCTGGCGGTGCTGCAGGACAAGCTGCGAATCTCCACCAAGAAGCTGGAGGAGTATGAGACCCTGTTCAAGTGCCAGGAAGAAACGACGCAGAAGCTGGTGCTGGAGTACCAGGCGCGGCTGGAGGAGGGTGAGGAGCGGCTGCGGCGGCAGCAGGAGGACAAGGACATCCAGATGAAGGGGATCATCAGCAG GTTGATGTCAGTGGAGGAGGAGCTGAAGAAGGACCATGCAGAGATGCAGGCCGCTGTAGACTCCAAACAGAAGATCATTGATGCCCAG GAGAAGCGCATTGCCTCCCTGGATGCCGCCAACGCCCGCCTCATGAGCGCCCTGACGCAGCTGAAAGAGAGGTACAGCATGCAAGCCCGTAACGGCAtctcccccaccaaccccaccaAATTGCAGATTACCGAGAACGGCGAGTTCAGAAACAGCAGCAATTGTTAA